One Thermococcus sp. M36 genomic window, TGAGGGTCGTCTTCCCGTGCCGCCTTATGAACATGCCTATCCTTCCATTCTCCGCATAGTAGACGGACATCGGGACCCTCTCACCCTTTTCGTCAGGAATCAGAACCACGAACTGCCCCACCTTCCACGACCTAGCTATGTGAGGCGCCTCGACCTCCATGAAGAAGTCGATGGCGCTCAGGTTTTCCTTCTTCGTTATCGTGTACCCCATAATGCACCACCCTGATCATGTGCTCAAAGTTGTTCACGCTTAGTTTAGAACGTTTGGATTTTATATGTATTTTTTAAACCAAAGGTTCAGAACTCCCGGACCATAGGAAAGGCTTTTACCCTGGGGCACCAACTACCGCCGGTGGCCAAGATGGTGGAGATCCCAAGGAGTCATCCCAGATACTGGAGCCTGCATTACAGGGAGAAGATCATAGAGGGTATGGAGAAGGGCATGACAGCCAAAGCGGGCCTCATAGCGCACGGCAGGGGTGAGGCCTTCGACTACCTTATCGGCGAAAGAACCATAGAACCCGCCGAGAGGGCGATGAGGGCTGCAGTAGCCAAGCTGCTCCTCGCGGAGCACCCCGTCATCTCAGTCAACGGGAACGTTGCCGCACTAGTCCCAAAGGAGACCATAGAGCTCGCCAAGGCCCTTGGGGCAAAGCTTGAAATAAACCTCTTTTACCGCACCGAAGAGCGCGTTAGAGCGATAACAGAGGAGCTGAGAAAGTACGACCAGGAAATAGAGCTCCTCGGGATAAACCCCACGAAGCGCATTCCGGGCCTGGAGCACGAGCGCGGCAGGGTTGACGAAGAGGGAATATGGAAGGCAGATGTGGTCGTTGTTCCGCTGGAGGACGGCGACAGGACGGAGGCGCTGGTAAAGATGGGCAAGTTCGTGATAACTGTCGACCTTAACCCGCTCTCAAGGAGTGCCAGAATGGCCGACATAACTATAGTGGACAATATCGTCAGGGCTTACCCGAGGATGACGGAGCTGGCCAGGGAGATGAAGGACTACAGCAGGGAGGAGCTACTGGAGATACTCGAAGAATACGACAACGGAAGGATCCTGAGCGACGTTCTGATCCATATAAGGGACAGACTAACCAAGCTCGCTGAGGGTGGTGTCTGGAGAAAGAAGGAGCTGGAGGCTTAGAGCTCTCTCTCCGTTTTTTCAACGAGCCTCCTGAGGTTCGTTATCAGTTCGGTTTCAGAGGAGGCGTTGGACACAACCAGCGGGACCCTCTCGCGCTCCGCCAGCTTTACCGCGAGCTCGTCGAGCTTTTTGACGCCGTGGAGGACCACCACTGCCGGCTTGAGTCCCTGGACGCGGACGGCTATCATGGGGCTTCTCCCGGTTGTGACCTTGGTAAAGACAAGCGCCCTCTCGGTGGTCCAGCCGTAGAGCTTGAGGAACTCTTCGGACGACATTTCAAGGATCGCCTTTATGCTGTCGACGACGGTGTAGCCGTAGATGCGCCTATCGAGGAGGTGCATATTCGCAACAACTTCGCCCCTAACGGCGGAGACAAGATCCTTGATCGTCACGGGGAGGGCAAACTCCCTTATGTCAAGGATGGCGCTCGTGGGGAGCTCGCTCCCGATGGTCTTGCTGAAGGCCTTGATGACGTTTCCGCCGCGCCGCTCATCGATCTCGATAAGGGCCTCCACGAACTTCCTTATGGTTGAGGCACCCGGGCTCTTCCTCCTCCCGCCCTCGTAATCGCTAATGACCGAAGAAGAAACTCCGAGATAATCGGCAAGCTCGGTCTGGCTGATGCCAAATATCTCGCGCCACTTGCGCATTGTCTTTCCGGGGTCGGAGGAGAGGGTTATTTCCCCCGCTATCCTCTTCGCCAGAGCTTCTTTTTCCTTTTCAAGCATGTTGGTAAAGTATTCGTCAATCGTTATAAGCTTTTCGGCAATTGCCTAATCCATTCCTGCCGAGTGGTTTGGAGTCAGAGAATCCATGGAATGTAACTTGCAAGGCAGAGTTCCATCAAAGTTTGTGATTCCTTTGGAAGTTGACCTTTCTCCACCACGCTTGGTGCTTTAAGATGAGAAAATCCTTCTAAGAATTGCACTTTAAGAGGGAGCTACCAACTTTGATCAAACTTCGCCTGCGCGAAGTTTGTAATGGTGGGCCCGCGGGGCTTTGAACCCCGGACCTCCGCCGTGTGAGGGCGGCGTCATAACCAGGCTAGACCACGGGCCCGTCCCCGGAATAATGGGTGGGGAGAGAAATATAAAGCTTTCGCTAGACCCCCTCCAGTATCTCCTCCGGCGCACCCGCGAAGGCCACCAGGTACTCCGCCTCGACTATGTGGAGCCTGCCCGGAACAACCATCACGTGCGGCTGTCTGCCGAAGTCCTCGCTGAGCATGTCCCTAACGTAGCCAGCTTTGAGCGTCGGATTGAGCGAGCCCGCACGCGCAAGAACGACTACCAGTGTGTCCGGCGTGAAAACCCCCTGGCCCTTCATTTCCTCCACCTGAAGGAGTATCTCCATGGCCTCGTTGGCCGTCATGTAGCGGTTCTGGTCGGCCTTTATGTCGAGGAAGAGCATCGTGTGCAGGTTTCTCTCCATGTTCTCCCTTATCACATCGTAGTGGCTCGTGGGGAACCAGTTTTTCTCAGGATATGCCACCGTCGCACTCTTGCCGAACTTGTAGATGTGCAGTCCCGTTACCGCTATGGCGGAGTATATGCTCGGGGCGTGTATCACGTAGCTCTCTATCCCCATCTGCTTGGCCCTTATGCGGAGGTCTGAGTGGGTGGTGGCGACCATCGGGTCTCCAGCAGTCAGAAAAGCGACGTCCTTCTCCCTGGCCTCTTTGAGGACTATCCTCTCGAAGTTGAGCTCAACGTCCTCCCTCGTGAGCCTCCTTATCGGCTTCCCTATGAGCTCTTCAATCCTATCAATGGTTGTGCCCGCCAGCAGGGAGGTGTAGAACTCGGCAAAGACGAGATCGCACTTTCTGGCAGTCTCAAGCCCCTTGAGCGTGATATCCCTTTCGTCGTAGAGGCCGAGGCCTATGAAGTAAATCGCCATTTTCTCTCACCAGGGAGCGTTAACGGCTACGCTTTTAAGGTTGACTGCGGAGGGGATGCGGAGAGGGGCAAGATTAAAAACACATCGAACCTTCATAGAACGGGAGACCATGAACGCCAGGAATGCCCCGCTTTTCCTAATGAGCATGATCCTTGTAATATCCGTGGTCTTGCAGTTCAGATCAATTCCCGGTCCCCCCTACGGGGGCGATCTGTACTTTCACAACGGAATAGCGGAGGCGATATTCCATGGGAACTTCCAATCCACGATCCCACTAACACAGGGGGCTACGCCTTCTATCCGTGGCTGTACCACGTTATCGCCGCGGCCATCGCGAAGATCACTGGGGATGTTATGACAGTTACGACGTATGTCATGCCCCCTGTAATAATGATGATTGCTGCCACAGCGGGATACTTTCTCGCCAGAGAACTTGCGGGCAAGAAGAATGCCCGGATAGGTCTCTTACTGCCCCTGGCACTGAGATTTCCCGACGCCCACCCTCACACGATGCTGATAATGGCATGGATACCCCTGTTTTACGTTGTGTTCCTGCGGTATATCAGGGAGGAATCCCCAAAGAGCGCCGCCGCAGTGGGGGTGGCCTGGGGGGTTGCCGGATTAACCCATGTTATGGGAACCCTCGGCATAGGGGCCGTAGTATCTGTCCATACTGGCCTGAAGCTCCTCCAAGAGAGAAGCATGAGAACCATAAAGAACTATGCTGTCATATTAGCCGTTGGGATACCCATCCTCATGATATACTGGGGCCCACTTCTGTTTGTGTACCACGCACAGACTCCCAACCCGTACCAGAGCCTGGTTCTCGGCCACTACTCCCTCGAAGACTTTACCGCTGATATGGCATCGTTTATATTCATGCCCTCCGCATGGATTTTCCTGACGGGGATAGCCCTAGCAGGGATGCTGGCCGGAGCAAAAAGAAGGATCCTCCGAGAGGCTCTGTTGGGATCATTTGCTGGGCTCTACCTCATGGGGGCTTTCTTCATCCTGGCTGGCAGCCCACTGATAGCGTACAGCACCAGGATGTATTTCTTCGCGCTGAGGGCTGTCCTTGTGCTTGCAGGGATCTTGAAATCCTCAAATTCAGCAA contains:
- the dph5 gene encoding diphthine synthase: MAIYFIGLGLYDERDITLKGLETARKCDLVFAEFYTSLLAGTTIDRIEELIGKPIRRLTREDVELNFERIVLKEAREKDVAFLTAGDPMVATTHSDLRIRAKQMGIESYVIHAPSIYSAIAVTGLHIYKFGKSATVAYPEKNWFPTSHYDVIRENMERNLHTMLFLDIKADQNRYMTANEAMEILLQVEEMKGQGVFTPDTLVVVLARAGSLNPTLKAGYVRDMLSEDFGRQPHVMVVPGRLHIVEAEYLVAFAGAPEEILEGV
- a CDS encoding glycosyltransferase family 39 protein, with translation MTVTTYVMPPVIMMIAATAGYFLARELAGKKNARIGLLLPLALRFPDAHPHTMLIMAWIPLFYVVFLRYIREESPKSAAAVGVAWGVAGLTHVMGTLGIGAVVSVHTGLKLLQERSMRTIKNYAVILAVGIPILMIYWGPLLFVYHAQTPNPYQSLVLGHYSLEDFTADMASFIFMPSAWIFLTGIALAGMLAGAKRRILREALLGSFAGLYLMGAFFILAGSPLIAYSTRMYFFALRAVLVLAGILKSSNSAKIQSSSKELFSLP
- a CDS encoding 4-phosphopantoate--beta-alanine ligase translates to MVEIPRSHPRYWSLHYREKIIEGMEKGMTAKAGLIAHGRGEAFDYLIGERTIEPAERAMRAAVAKLLLAEHPVISVNGNVAALVPKETIELAKALGAKLEINLFYRTEERVRAITEELRKYDQEIELLGINPTKRIPGLEHERGRVDEEGIWKADVVVVPLEDGDRTEALVKMGKFVITVDLNPLSRSARMADITIVDNIVRAYPRMTELAREMKDYSREELLEILEEYDNGRILSDVLIHIRDRLTKLAEGGVWRKKELEA
- a CDS encoding helix-turn-helix domain-containing protein; the encoded protein is MLEKEKEALAKRIAGEITLSSDPGKTMRKWREIFGISQTELADYLGVSSSVISDYEGGRRKSPGASTIRKFVEALIEIDERRGGNVIKAFSKTIGSELPTSAILDIREFALPVTIKDLVSAVRGEVVANMHLLDRRIYGYTVVDSIKAILEMSSEEFLKLYGWTTERALVFTKVTTGRSPMIAVRVQGLKPAVVVLHGVKKLDELAVKLAERERVPLVVSNASSETELITNLRRLVEKTEREL